Part of the Jatrophihabitans sp. GAS493 genome, CGAGTTCTCGCTGCTGGAGTACCTGATGCGCCGCGCCGGCGAGGCGGTCTCGAAGTCCGACATCCTGCACCATGTCTGGGACGCCCACTACGAGGGCGACGCCAACGTGGTGGAGGTCTACGTCGGGTATCTGCGGCGCAAGATCGACGTCCCGTTCGGTCGCCAGAGCGTGCAGACAGTTCGTGGTGCCGGCTACCGGCTCGCTGTGACCGGCGTCGGCGGAGCGGATGCCACCAGCGGCGCCGGCGGGTAGCTGCCGGCCGTGATTGGCGCTCTCAAGGGGTTCTGGCGCAAGCGGTCGCTGCGAGAACGGATCACCGCCGCGACCACGCTGCTCTTCGCCTTCGCTGTGGTGACCGGTGCCGTGCTGCTCATCGGGCTGCAGCGCTGGTCACTCACCCGCTCCATCGACTCGTCGGCCTACAAGACCGGAAACGAGATCGCCGCCCTGGTGCGCAGCGGCAAGCAGCCGTCCCCGCTGGTCGGCGGGGCCGGTGACTACATCCAGATCGTCGACGCGCAGAACCGGGTCGAGGCCTTCCAACTCGGCACGGACGCTGCGGTCTCGCTGCTCTCGGACGGGCAGGTGGCCGCGGTGCGGGCCGGCGGTCGGCTGACCATCAACGCCGAGAGCCGCGGCGTGAACGACACCCTGCGCGTCGTCGGAGTGCCGGCCGACGACGAGACGGTGATCGTCGCGACGAGCATGGCCCAGGTGACCCGCAGCGTGCATCTGCTGCGAAACGCGGCCCTGCTGGGCATCCCCATCGCGGTGCTGGCGATGGCCCTGGTGACGTACTGGATCGTCGGGCAGACGATCCGCCCGGTACGCGGGCTGCGGGCCAAGGCGGAGGCGATAACCGCGGCCGGGTTGGCCGACCAGCGGCTGCCGGTCCCCGCCGCCGAGGATGAGATCCAGCGCCTGGCGGTGACGCTCAATGCGATGCTCGACCGGCTGGACTCGGCGACCTCACGGCAGCGCACCTTCGTCGGCGACGCCGCCCACGAGCTCCGGTCGCCCATTGCCTCGGCCCGGCTGCAGTTGGAGATCGCGCAACGGCTCGGCCCGGAGACCGACTGGAACGAGGTGGCGGCCGATGTCATGGTGGATATCGACCGTCTGCAGCGGCTGGTCGATGATCTGCTGGCGCTGGCGCGTTCAGATGAGGCGGGCGGCGGTCTGGCCCGGCGTGAGCCGGTGGACGTCGGTGAGCTCGTGGAGTCGCTGCTGCCGCAGTACAGCCAGGCGCGGGTTCCGGTCGAGGTGGTGATCGCGCCGGAGGATCGGGGGCCAACGGTCTCGGACGCGGGCTCCGGTGGCGCGCGGGCATTCGGGCCACTGACCGTCTCCGGCGACCCCGATGGGTTGCGCCGGATCGTGGTGAATCTGGTCGACAATGCGCTGCGCTATGCGGCGGCCTCGGTCTGCGTGACGATCTCGTCGGAGGGCGGCGGGCGGCGCAACGTCGTCATCGCGGTCAGCGACGACGGGCCCGGAATCGAGCCGAACGAGCGGGGCCGGGTCTTCGATCGCTTCTACCGGATCGCGGCGTCGCGGTCGCGTGGCACCGGCGGCACCGGGCTCGGCCTGCCGATCGTCCGCGACCTGGTGCGCGCGCACGGCGGCAGCATCGTGCTGTCAGACACCCCGCGTTCGGCGGGGAAACCCTCGGAGAAGGGTGGTCGCGGCGGACTCACCGCGACCGTCACCCTCCCCGCCCGCAGCGTCTAGCAGCCCGGAGCCGGCGGAACCACCGTCGGAGTCGGGGTCGCCGCCGGATCCGGCGTCACCCCCGGCAGCGGCGTGGCGGCCGGGCTCGGCGATGGCGCACAGGTCGGCGTCGGCGCGATGAACTGGTAGACGGTGAGCGTGATCGGCGTCGCCTGCGTGTAGGAGATGCCCGGCTGCGGGTTCATCGCCGAGACCAGACCGTCCTTGGACTTGTCGCTCGTCTTGACGATCGTCGGCGTGCTGTTGACCGCGAGCCACCCCTGCTGGGTCAGCTGCTGGCGCGCGTCGGCGAACTTCATCCCGACCACGTTCGGCAGCGGCACCTTTCCGGAGGAGACCGACAGCTGAACCGTTGACCCGGTCGGTACCGAGGTGTTCGCCTTCGGATTCTGATCGACGACCTGCCCGGCCGGCGCCGCGTTGTCGACACTCGTGGAGGTCACCGTCAGGCCCTGTGCGGCCAGCACATTGCTGGCATCGGAGAGCTGCTTGCCGACGACCGACAACACGGCCACGGTCGGCACCGCGTAGACCGTGTACGTCACCACAGTCCCTTCGCGCTCCTGCGAGTTGGGCAGCGGCGTCTGCGTGCAGACGTTGCCCACCGCCACCGTCTGCGGGGCGTTGTCCGGGTCGATGCCGCACTTGCTGGCGGTGGCGTGGGTGCCGGAGGCGAGCTTGAAGCCCTGCTGCAGCAGGGAGTTGTCCGCCGCCGCCGGAGCGGCCGCGATGATGTTCGGCACCGCCACCAGCTTCGGTTTGTCGCTGCCGGCGAAGACGATCAGGTACGCGGTGAGTCCGATGACGATGAGCAGCGCGGCCACCACGGCCAACCAGACGAAGGCGGCCCGTCTGTTCTTCGGCTCCTCCTCGGCCAATGGGTCGCCGTCACCGCCGGCCGCGACCGCGGCCGCACCGGCCACCGGAACCGGTGTCTTGGCGATGAGCTGGGTCCGCTCGTCGTCGGTGAGAACCGCCTCGGCCTCGACCGGCAGATCCGCCAGCGCCCGCTGCAGGTCCGAACGCATCTCCGCCGCCGACTGGTAGCGGTTCAGCGGGTTCTTGGCCAACGCCTTCATCACGATGGAGTCCAGCGCCCGCGGGATCGTCGGGTCCACCGAGGACGGCGACGGCGCCGTCTCCCGGACGTGCTGGTAGGCCACCGCGACCGGCGAATCACCCGTGAAAGGTGGATGTCCGGTTATCAGTTCGTAGAGCAGGCAGCCGGTGGAGTACACATCCGAACGGGCGTCGACCGACTCCCCCCGTGCCTGCTCCGGGGACAGGTACTGCGCGGTGCCGATCACGGCCGCGGTCTGGGTCACCGTCGCCGAGTTGTCGCTCAGGGCGCGGGCGATGCCGAAGTCCATCACCTTCACCGCACCGGCTTCGGTGATCATCACGTTCGCCGGCTTGATGTCGCGGTGCACGATTCCGTTGCGGTGGCTGAAATCCAGGGCGGCACAGATCTCGGCCGAGACCTGCATGGCCCGCTCGGCCGGCAGTCGTCCCTCGGCCTTGAGGACGTCGCGCAGGGTCCGTCCCGAGACGTACTCCATGACGATGTAGGGGATCGGGCCGTCGGTGCCGACGTCCTCTCCGGTGTCGTAAACGGCAACGATTGCCGGGTGATTGAGTCCAGCGGCGGCCTGCGCCTCGCGACGGAACCGGTTGAGGAAGGTCTGGTCCCGAGCCAGGTCGGCGCGCAGCACCTTGATCGCCACCTCGCGGCCGAGACGCACGTCCCGCCCACGGTGCACTTCGGCCATGCCGCCATAGCCGATGAGCTCACCGAGCTCGTACCGGTTCGCGATTAGACGGGGCTGTGTCATCGAACATCCTCACTCATTGCCGTACGCATTTCGCTTGAAATCTTCATATCAACTGCTCGCCGGATCATTGAGATACGCCGACATGACGGCCCTGGCCACCGGCGCTGCCGCCAGACCACCGGCGCTCTCGCTTCCGTTGACGCCGGCGTTCTCCAGCACCACCGAGATGGCGATCTTCGGGGTGCCGTTGCGGATCGCGTAGCCGGTGAAGGTGGCATGTGGGGCCAGCGGGTGGCCCTGCGAATCCTGGTTGTCAGCCGTTCCGGTCTTGCCCCCGACGACCACGCCCGGCAGCTTGATCTGGGCCTTCGTCCCGGTGCCGTTCTGCACGACGCTCACCATCATCTGCTGGAGCATGGTGGCCTGGGCGGAGTCGAGCACGGTGTTGAAGAGCTTCGGTTCGGTCACCGAGAGGGACGAGAGGTTCGGCGCCTGCTCGCGGGCCACCAGATACGGGGTCATCAGCTTGCCGTCGTTGGCCACCGCGGCCGAGAGCATCGCGATCTGCAGCGAGGTCAGCTGCACATCCCGCTGACCGATGCTGGTCTGGGCCAGCGCCGCCTGGTCGGGCACCGGCCCGATCGTCGACCGGACCACCGGCAGCGGCACCGTGCGCGACTGATCGTCGATTCCGAAGAGCGCCGCCTCACTGCGGACGGCGTCGGTACCCAGATCCATGCCGAGCTGCCCGAACGCGGTGTTGCAGGAGATGGTGAACGCGTTGAGGAGCGTGTCGGTCACTCCGTTGCCGCACTTCTCGCCGCCGAAGTTGGTCATCGTCGCCGACTCGGTACCGGGGAGCTTCAAGACGGTCGGCGCCGGGATCCGATCGCTCGGCACCTTCCCGGCCTTCAGCGCAGCGGCCGAGACGACGACCTTGAAGACCGAACCGGGCGGGTAGCTCACGGCGAGGCCGCGATCGAGCATCGGCTGGTTGGGGTCGTTGACGTTGCGGTCCCAGGCCGCCTGGATCTCGGCCGAGTTGTGCGAGCTGAGCAGGTTCGGGTCGTAGGAGGGCGAGCTGACGTCGGCCAGGATCGCCCCGGTAACCGGATCCATCGCCACCACCGATCCGCGCCGCCCGGCCAGCGCGGCGTAGGCGGTGGCCTGAGCTGCCTTGTTGAGGGTGAGGATCACGCTGCCGCCCTGCGGCTCCCGACCGGTGATGATGTCGGCGATGCGCCGTCCGAGCAGCCGCGGGTCGCTGCCGGAGAGCACCTCGTCCTCGGACTGCTCCAGACCGCCCTTGCCGTAGAAGAGTGAGTAATATCCCGTCACCGACGCGTACTGCTTGGCCAGCGGGTATCGACGGAGGAACTCCAGCTCGTCGGTGGTGCGCACCGACTCGGCGACCGGGGTGCCCTGCACCACGATCTGCCCGCGCGGCGTCGAGTACTCGGTGAGCAGCACCCGGCGATTGCGAGAGTCGTCGCGATAGGCATCGCTCTTGATCACCTGGACGTAGTTGAGGTTCAGCAGCAGCGCGGCCATCAGCACACCGACGGCGATCGCGACTCGGCGGATCTGGCGGTTCATGCGTCCACCACCACCGGGATGCTCGTCGTCGGCGGCCCGGCCGGGCTGCTCGGCGGAGGTGGCAGCGGCAGCGAGCCGGCCGGTCGCCGCGCGGAGTCCGAGATTCGCAGCAACAGGGCCAGCAGCACCCAGTTGGTGACCAGCGACGATCCGCCGTAGGAGAGGAACGGGGTGGTGAGACCGGTCTCGGGCAGCAGCCGGCTGACCCCGGCGACAACCACGAACAGCTGCAGCGCGACGGAGAAGGCGAGACCGGTGGCGAGCAGTTTCCCGAATGAATCACGCACGGCCAGGGCCGCCGCGAAGCCACGGGCGATGAAGAGCATGTACACCAGCAGCAGCGCGACCAGGCCGAAGAGGCCGAGTTCCTCGCCGAAGGAGGAGATGATGAAGTCGGTCGCCGGCAGCGGGACGATCTCCGGATGGCCGCCACCCAGACCGGCTCCGAAGAGCCCACCGGTCCCCAGACCGAAGAGCGACTGCGACACCTGATACCCGGCATC contains:
- a CDS encoding ATP-binding protein — its product is MIGALKGFWRKRSLRERITAATTLLFAFAVVTGAVLLIGLQRWSLTRSIDSSAYKTGNEIAALVRSGKQPSPLVGGAGDYIQIVDAQNRVEAFQLGTDAAVSLLSDGQVAAVRAGGRLTINAESRGVNDTLRVVGVPADDETVIVATSMAQVTRSVHLLRNAALLGIPIAVLAMALVTYWIVGQTIRPVRGLRAKAEAITAAGLADQRLPVPAAEDEIQRLAVTLNAMLDRLDSATSRQRTFVGDAAHELRSPIASARLQLEIAQRLGPETDWNEVAADVMVDIDRLQRLVDDLLALARSDEAGGGLARREPVDVGELVESLLPQYSQARVPVEVVIAPEDRGPTVSDAGSGGARAFGPLTVSGDPDGLRRIVVNLVDNALRYAAASVCVTISSEGGGRRNVVIAVSDDGPGIEPNERGRVFDRFYRIAASRSRGTGGTGLGLPIVRDLVRAHGGSIVLSDTPRSAGKPSEKGGRGGLTATVTLPARSV
- the pknB gene encoding Stk1 family PASTA domain-containing Ser/Thr kinase, coding for MTQPRLIANRYELGELIGYGGMAEVHRGRDVRLGREVAIKVLRADLARDQTFLNRFRREAQAAAGLNHPAIVAVYDTGEDVGTDGPIPYIVMEYVSGRTLRDVLKAEGRLPAERAMQVSAEICAALDFSHRNGIVHRDIKPANVMITEAGAVKVMDFGIARALSDNSATVTQTAAVIGTAQYLSPEQARGESVDARSDVYSTGCLLYELITGHPPFTGDSPVAVAYQHVRETAPSPSSVDPTIPRALDSIVMKALAKNPLNRYQSAAEMRSDLQRALADLPVEAEAVLTDDERTQLIAKTPVPVAGAAAVAAGGDGDPLAEEEPKNRRAAFVWLAVVAALLIVIGLTAYLIVFAGSDKPKLVAVPNIIAAAPAAADNSLLQQGFKLASGTHATASKCGIDPDNAPQTVAVGNVCTQTPLPNSQEREGTVVTYTVYAVPTVAVLSVVGKQLSDASNVLAAQGLTVTSTSVDNAAPAGQVVDQNPKANTSVPTGSTVQLSVSSGKVPLPNVVGMKFADARQQLTQQGWLAVNSTPTIVKTSDKSKDGLVSAMNPQPGISYTQATPITLTVYQFIAPTPTCAPSPSPAATPLPGVTPDPAATPTPTVVPPAPGC
- a CDS encoding penicillin-binding transpeptidase domain-containing protein; the protein is MNRQIRRVAIAVGVLMAALLLNLNYVQVIKSDAYRDDSRNRRVLLTEYSTPRGQIVVQGTPVAESVRTTDELEFLRRYPLAKQYASVTGYYSLFYGKGGLEQSEDEVLSGSDPRLLGRRIADIITGREPQGGSVILTLNKAAQATAYAALAGRRGSVVAMDPVTGAILADVSSPSYDPNLLSSHNSAEIQAAWDRNVNDPNQPMLDRGLAVSYPPGSVFKVVVSAAALKAGKVPSDRIPAPTVLKLPGTESATMTNFGGEKCGNGVTDTLLNAFTISCNTAFGQLGMDLGTDAVRSEAALFGIDDQSRTVPLPVVRSTIGPVPDQAALAQTSIGQRDVQLTSLQIAMLSAAVANDGKLMTPYLVAREQAPNLSSLSVTEPKLFNTVLDSAQATMLQQMMVSVVQNGTGTKAQIKLPGVVVGGKTGTADNQDSQGHPLAPHATFTGYAIRNGTPKIAISVVLENAGVNGSESAGGLAAAPVARAVMSAYLNDPASS